ctttaagcatgttttgtgtcaggtgaagattgctaaagattatttgctatttggactttgctgcttttggagtccgcatatatacattcatattattgcattagaacattatagtatacaattgtaatgacttaatacttaccgctgctttaatacattgattatcaaataaagcgtctcatatagagtcgttctcgtttatacatacttgtgttgtgatattgtgaagtcatatttccccggctctTTTTGGGGGTATGACACATTTCGTCCTACCCTCCAAATTATCACCTACTCAAAAAAGAAAGAAAGTTATTACATTGGTCTTGTCGCCAAGTTCCTCAGTTGTGCATGGGTTACGGTTAGAAGTTACATTTGTCTTAGTAATAGTTTTTGATATTCACCACTTAATGTATTCACAAgcattaatattttacataattcgGAATTTTTTTTGTATGTATGAACATTGTGTGCTTATATCGTAAGTCACATATGCATGTTATTAGGTCCATGTGGATATCTCGTCACAAGATAAAGTTCGATGGTACTTTCGAgcagtataaagctcgacttgttggaGATGGGCAAGCTCAACAGCTCGGTATCGAATGTCACGAAACTTTTATTCCGGTTGTTAAACCTGTTATCATCCAGACAGTCCTTAGCATTACCATCTCTAACTCTTGGACCAATCATCAACTCGatgtcaaaaatatttttttacatggCAATCTTAATGAAACGGAATATATGCACCAACCTACAAGTTTCAAAGATCGCACTCGCCCAAATCACGTATGATTGCTCAAACGTTGCctctatggtttgaaacaagcaccatGCGCGTGGTACCAACGCTTTGCTGATTATGTATTCACCATTGGGTTCACGCATAGCAAGTGTGACCATTCGCTTTTTGTTTATCACCATGGCACGCACGTTGCTTATTAATTATCATATGTCGACGACATTGTTTTAGACACCTCATCGGATACATTGCGTGATTACCTAATGGCTAAGTTAGCAAGCGAATTTTCCATGAAAGATTTAGGTCCTTTGAGTTCATTTTTAGGTATATATGTTAAACTTTGTACGAACGAACTGTTTCTAGATCAATTTACCTATGCAAGAAATATTATTCAACGTACAGGTATGATTTCATACAACCCCGTAGCAACTCCCGTTGACACAAATGGCAAACAAAGTGCCTACCTTGGGTAATGCATACCCCGATCCCACATACTTTCGGAGTCTAGCAGGAGCACTTCAATACCTTATTTTTACAAGGTCGGATATTCCGTATGTTGTTCAGCAAGTTTGCATACACATGCCTGCTCCACATGATGCTCATATGCTTGCACTCAGGCGCATTATTTGATACCTACGGGGCACCATCTCTCTCAGTTTGTTTATCCCGAAGAATTCTTGTCATTCACATGTGTCGTATACCGAAGCAGATTGGGCGGGTTGTCCTGACACTCGCCGTTCCACATCGAGATATTGTATTTATTTAGGCGACAACTTAATATCTTGGTCGTCAACACGACAACCAACCGTGTCTAGATCAAGCACCGAAGCCAAATATCGCGGAGTTGCTAATGTTGTCGTTGAATCATGTTGTTTACGAAATCTGCTGTTTGAACTCATGTATCCTATCATGGAAGCCACAACTATTCTCTACGACAATGTCAGTACCATATATTTATCAGGTAATTCAGTACAACCCCAAATAACCAAACACATCGAACTGGATATACATTTTGTACCAGAAAAAGTCTCTCGTGGTCAAGTCCGGATATTACATGTTCACGCTTGCAAATCGCAGACATCTCCACCAAAGGATTACCACCGTTATTATTTGAAGAATTTAGATCCAGTCTCTACATTCGCAAAGCGATAGCTTCAACTATGAAGGAGTAATGGTCACCAAAAGTCAATAATtatatataggatatatatatatatatatatatatatatatatatatatatatatatatatatatatatatcaatgttgTTGTTGAGCTGTATATTACGATTAGTATCGTCATAGTTATCGTACGTGTCTTTCTCTAAAATAGGAGAAAGTTTATTATTGTTAACACAAATAGGAGATATGCATTGTATTATATACACATGTTTACTGTTAATGAAAATGGCAAGGAATTATATACTCTTTGGGTATCAGCCTCAAACTAACGATCCCACCtccttttttttcttttccttaccGCACAAAAAAAAAAAGAACCCTTGAAATTTACCGTCCACCAGTCAAATTCTACGACAAGGTCTTATTCTCTTTTTAATTCTAGTACTCGTACCAATCACCCATGTGcaagttatcattattatataattagtaatttTTTAGTGGTGCAAGACTCATTGTGGTATCTGCAAATTatttatttgtataattatatcgAACTAAATTACGTATATATTTTGTCTTAATGCTATCATCTTCCTCCCCTACTGCTACTGATATTGAAGTTGCAATGCACACCATGAgctcaacccccccccccccccccccccccccccccccccccaaactaGTACCTTGATACGGGAGCAACATCACACATGGCAGGGTCTCACGGTAACTTCACGACTTATTATCCTTCAAATGTCTCTAAATGTATTATTGTTGGTAATGGTCACTGCTTATCTATTAGTGGTTATGGACATACCTATTAGGAAGGAATTTCGTTTGGATGCCGCAGACAGAGGAGGCCTTCCAAGAAATGAAAGCCCTTATAAGAACGCTGCTAACGCTAACCGCCCCGATGTCGGTAGTGATGTCGTTCCTACCCTTGTAATGTCTTATGGGTATTGATTAATTGAATAAAAGTTTCAGTTTTCAGGAGAAACTATGACAGTATACTTGACAGCGGGAGCTGAAGCAATCAGTTCGGTATTGATTGCGGAGTGTGGTGGAAGGAAAATGTCGATCTATTTTATCAGTAAAGTATTGCATAATGGGGAAGTAAATTACAACCCAATGGAGGAACTAGTTCTGGCTCTAGTGCATACAGCGCGGCGTTTGAAACGTTATTTCCAAGTGCACCCTGTTTTAGTTCTGACCGACACGCCTATAAAACATGTTCATGAAAATCGAAGCAATGATCGCGTTGGAGGATTATCTAAAGATTGTCATGCAGGTACTGAGCAAACGGGAAATCTCTGGTTGGTTGGTAAAGTGGGCGATTGAACGTGGAGAACACGAGATCAAGTACGCTCCCCGAAACGCTGTTAAAGGCCAAGTCATGGCGGACTTCCATGTCGAATTCATAAATGCTGCCCACCGACGCTAGTCGATCAAGCAGATGTTGGTCCTGTGACGTGTGAACTCTTCACAGCGGTGCATCTAGTGATAAAGGAGTCGACGCAGGTCTCACACTTATTGATCCAGAAGGAGAAGAGCATACATATGCCCTACGTTTCGCGGTTCCAGTCTCGAACAATGAATCAGAATACGAAGCATTATTGTCCGAGTTGCGAATTGCTCTCAAAATGGAAATTACAGCACTGCGTTTGTCGGTGGATTCACAATTGGTGACGAACCAAATGAATGGTACATTCGAAGCAAGAGACCCTGCCATGCAGAAATATTTGTAATTGACGGAGGAAATGGCAAACAGATTTGAATTGTTCTCAATCTCTCAAGTACCGAGATCACTGAACAAAAAGGTTGATGTGTTGAGCATGCTCGCGTCCTTGACCTTCAAACGTTTTGCTAAGGATGTGTGGGTCGAAGTCTTGGACCAAAAATCCACAGATGTGATACAGGTGAAACATTGTTCCGTCTCAATTTTTATTTTGTGTCATTGCAGCTAAAATGATGTGGTATAGCCGTATAGGTAGCGGCAACCATCGAGGAGGCTAAGACGTGGATGAGTCATATCGTAGCTTATCTAAGGAACACTACGCTACCTCTAGACAGCGTAGCGGCTAAAAAATTAGAATGAAGGCCCCAATGTACATGATGAAGGAAGGTGTATTGTATAAGAAATCTTTTTTGGGCCCGCTACTGCGCTGTGTCGGTCCACAGGATGTGGAAACAGTTATAAGGGAAGTACACGAAGGATCTTGTGGCATGCACGCCGGATACAGGACTAAAGTCGGAAAAATCAAGCACTTAGGATACTATCGGCCCTCTATGTATCGAGACATGAGCGAAATAGTTAAGGGTTGCAACTCGTGTCAGCGTCACACGCCGCTCATACACTCACCACCGCATGAGCCGATTCTTATCACACATGCTTGGCTGTTTTACAAATGGGCAATCGATATAGTTGGTCCTTTCCCCGACAGTAAACATTTGATAGTGGCTATAGACTTTTTTACCAAACGGGTCGAAGCTAAACCCGTCAAAACTATCATGGGGAGGCAAATCttgaattttgtatgggaagacaacGTGTGTCGTTTCGGGGTACCTCATGAAATTGTAAGTGATAACGGAAAGCAGTTTGAAAGTGACCCGTTTAGATCATGGTGTACTGAACTGAATGTGATACAAAGTTTTACCTCCGTTGCACATCCTCAAGCAAATGGTCAAGTGGAAGTAACCAACAGGGATATTGTTGCTGGGATTAAGGCAAGACTAGGAACGAATCATACCGGCTGAGTGGACGCTTTACAAAAGGTCTTATGGGCATTTCGTACAACGTTAAGAGGTAGTAATAGAGAAACACCTTTTAGCGTGGTCTATGGCTCGAGAGCAGTGATTCCGGCCGAATTAACAGTTCCAACGCAACGTGTTGCAAAttttaatgaagagtcaaatatgatATCTATGAAGGAAAACTTGAACTTACTTGAGGAAAGAAGGACGATGTATGCCATCAGAGAAGCGTCGAAAATACAAAAAATCGCCAAGTACTACAACCGGCTCATTTGTATTCGACCGTTTCGACCCGAAGCTTTCATTTGGCGCAAAAAATAATGCAAGCCGAGTTAAGAATATTGGCAAATTAGAACCAAATTGGGAGGGTCCATATGAAGTGGTTGAAGCCCTTGGAGGCGGAGCGTATAACCAAAAGACGCATGATGGAAAATTTGTGTCGCGCACTTGGCACGCAACCAATTTGAAGAAAATTTGCATTTAACGTACTGAAGTTTAAGATTTTTAAATCAGTTTTATGTTTTAGTTTGTGATTGATCACCACAACTATATAAGCGCGATGCCATAAGACTCGTTTGGTTGCTTTGCTTTTATTTCAATGCATTTTCCCATTGCATTGCGTAACTATTTATGGCTACACTTAGGTGATGAATTAGTAAGTCCATTCTCACTTACAACTACCCTGGATGAATTGTAACCTAGCTTTCATACGGTAGAGACGACGCCTCCCGCCTGGGCAACGAGGCACCGTAACGGAATTGCCTCCGATTTTCGTACCCGTCTCACATATTCCTACATTGTCTATATACATGCATGTCATGACACATGACAAATTTCGAGTGACAAATCGAGGTTGTTGCACCTTCGTGACAACGGTAGCGCATATGTTTGATATGCTGATTGCTTATTTAAATTTACAAAATTAATGATTCTTGCAAAAAAGAAAATACGAGCTAGTTACATTTAATTCATAGTTCATTACAAAAAATGGTGCCATGATCCCttacaatatttataaaaactatggGATCATGCTCAAAACCCTATCCAAGTTTAAACCAGGTTGAGTGCCTATTGCCTCCACGAATGGCACCTTCAACTTTTTCACTTCAGCTGTGGTGGCTTGAAACTTATCAAACTCATCTGGATCCAAGTAGTCACGAATGTCCTGTGGCATGGGATGCATAGTTGTGGCATTGTCATTTTGAAGAGGTTGTATGCCTCTAGACGCTCGATGCCATGAGATGCATCAAGCAACTTAGAGAAAGAGCCTATAACTTGGGGGACTGgagatgtaacgacccgacttttttgacttatatttgtgctttatattttcacgaaactgcgtatttgtgcgtactgtgttagattatattctgggatcttatttcatgttgattactttcgttaatattttagaacgtgttattaagtatgtagttacttaacttgatcctcgaatgcttttatgaccgttagtgtcacttgacattttggtacatgtttaacttttgtcataattggaatattataactacgtaatactaattgtttttttctaatgacaattacttggcttattggttgcttaattacgtttagtaacttactaatgcacactagttagtcttagtgGACTTTCTACCTTAGTGGACTTaagtccaccctactctagctaatggactcttaagttagcccaattttaataagtttatgacccattaagatgtaggacaaaaaccattaagatgagccaacatactagcatttttattaatcattattaCAAATGTTGCATGgaatcccaacaataagcaccacctttagaccagcatcaagcaaaaagcaaaaagttgtccccttgtcccccctccccctcccccccccccccccccccccaaaacccCACGGCCATGAGGcctcaccaccactataaataccaagcttatttcacccatttcacagttgatctcattcacattttacacacacttactctctaattttctctctagtctttctcacactaataattgtaagttttaaattttcttcttcttcttcttcttcttctcataatcacgacatcatcatcatgtttagatcaagctttctagctttttgatcttgttatatcttgtagattcaaactttgatttgaatccttcaagaacatgaaagattcaagctttctagctttgaatcttcattacttttgttggatctaagttttctagattATGATCTctttactttgatggatctaagctttatagcttaagatcactttgtttttgctaaaagatcaaaacttgtgtttatgatcttcatgaaacttgaagatctagcttcttgctttaaaaatcttcaagaacataaaagattcaagctttctagttttgaaatctcataattatttgttaaagaatccaagctctctagcttagggttccattactttgattgatcaaatttatgtcttgcttgtttgattgaatcaaagtttgtagctttaatcttgaatagaacttgtatttgtgttaagactaagaacatgatataaccatggttcatcatccatctaaaactcttgagtgagttgtattacttcttagtcttgacattgtgtgttgatgattGAAacctggtcaaagtgatgctaaaatatcaaagagttgtacacttgaagcttacacgcatcaaggatgagaaccgtgatgagcatcaagcaccaaaaaacccaccggagcacttgtttactatttttcggggtctgatcagacacctAGGACttttggaaagttgattttcagatagttcggttcgagtagatgacttttcgtttaagactcgcctaaatccgatatacggtttaggatttatagccttccgaaaatcactacgcctttgtgtccagaattttgagatagtatataatcatgacgagatactctggaaatgagagagaaaatggtattacgaacaggttcgccggtaagtgattcaggttcttcgccaatagaggaatgtggtggatggaagggatcaccttcttcttatctccaatgactaagtaggctacgaacccatccccaattcatccagaataggtgatggctgattggttgatccattccggttacactgtcttcggagttcaggtgaatatccatatcagaatagctgttggagtttaaggaatttgaactagatacgggatccatcttgtataattagagagatgatttttgatatgaaatagattatagaatttagattggtactcttcaatacataatttacatatgtatatataataccaaaattccataaatcacggaggaattttcggaagatgtcaagcaaagtttacagtaatatataTGCTAAGTTATGAATTCGTatgtacactatgtatgcaataaatgcaggaaacgtgtctaaacttaagaatgataagcatgtaattttcgacaagaaatgataagtaaaactcggtaaaaacagatacggtcatagtccaggctcactaatgcatcctaacaattaccagttaaacacactaatgcaaattctagttccctatgacctcaagctctgatgccaactgtgatgacccgtccaaatccatttgaatgaatacatcattcattgatttcatagtgaggttttgacctctatatgatacgttttgtaaacattgcattcttttgaaaaggcacaccataaatgaatatatataaatccaaggttttcgacgtctgatgatttctacgtacagacaatcaccgtatataatagtttacaatactacattcgttgaaaatgcagtcaaaataagatacatggtgatgattttgtgaatgcaaagttttcttgaataaggcatgtatgactccatgcacatagcatgtataacgtataagcaaacagcggaagacttctagaaacctgagaataaacacgcttaaaagtgtcaacacaaaggttagtgagttcatagttttaatgttgcgcataatctgtatataaaggtggatcacaagatttcagttgtttcatccgaaacgtttatcaaattattatacaagattgagcaccctggtaactaaactttaacgttataataagtacccctgttttaacatacatgcaaccaacatgtacaatacacgcaatccaacgtgtactaaactcaaatagcatacgtctgttttatagttcaggctagggtttctatacctggaacagacggggatgtcaagccctatggatccatatataactactcgcgcccaccagctcttataaccggcagttactagttaccaaagctaagggatttttggttcaaacttggtgtagaatttagtatgtacttgtatccagtgcgtttaaaataaagtgcatgtattctcagcctaaaaatatatattgcaaaagtatttaaaaagggagcatatgaaactcaccttagcagcacataaggtcattaaccgaaatgtgaccgaaactcggaatgcaaaataaccgtagatctcaacctagagaacatatgttggtcaatacatgtctaacaaactaggtcaggtcatagtgtatcacaatcctaatgctcgagaccgacatgcaaaagttaacaaaagtcatctcaaagagtcaactttgacaattgtttagcaaaacgagacgtgtcttatataagaattcatttactctactagtagtatccaaaaatccaatttattaatcttataaataagttgtttaaattgtaaattcaaaagcaatttcaattaacgtcaatcataattcagttgaccataacttttaattcgttcatcgaaatcacgcgattcctaaatgaaaagttattaatttttcgccagctttccaataacatgcataacatataccttatatcagtagtatatgtattaaattcgtgattcatcataaaactatctaacgacgaaatttagcatacaagcatgtataaacatatatactcgagcactagacatggatacactattaatatataaaaggtaagatatgaatgctcacgtatcatttttgtgattcaatattgcaggaatgtacgtagacgcaacgaaaatgataaacactagtttgacctcacgagcaatacccccgaataatacccatcacctccttagctataactcataatttccttagctctatcctgctcgaaaagcttgttttgaaaataacttgctcatgacctcgtcgtagtattttatgtataataatactaataataataataataagatttataataataataataataataataataataataataataataataataaaaaatataaatattgagagaaagAAATAGAATGAATTGTAAAGGATTCGACAGAAAACTGagctatttatagaagaattctgattcctgacccccatgcgatcgcatgggttttttgcctatttcccatgcgatcgcatggccccaaaatccagctcacaatttttttgttttcttgtttgtcgacatattatatatatatatatatatatatatatatatatatatatatatatatataatttatattaattatatatatatatattatattatattcatgtacatagttgactagTAATTTTAGGTCTGTTGACTCGTAcattgatactcggtttatgtctcggttccggattttcgaacgtcctttc
The window above is part of the Rutidosis leptorrhynchoides isolate AG116_Rl617_1_P2 chromosome 1, CSIRO_AGI_Rlap_v1, whole genome shotgun sequence genome. Proteins encoded here:
- the LOC139843548 gene encoding uncharacterized protein yields the protein MVTAYLLVVMDIPIRKEFRLDAADRGGLPRNESPYKNAANANRPDVGSDVVPTLFSGETMTVYLTAGAEAISSVLIAECGGRKMSIYFISKVLHNGEVNYNPMEELVLALVHTARRLKRYFQVHPVLVLTDTPIKHVHENRSNDRVGGLSKDCHAGTEQTGNLCGASSDKGVDAGLTLIDPEGEEHTYALRFAVPVSNNESEYEALLSELRIALKMEITALRLSVDSQLVTNQMNGTFEARDPAMQKYL